A portion of the Geoalkalibacter ferrihydriticus DSM 17813 genome contains these proteins:
- the metK gene encoding methionine adenosyltransferase: MPMTDFLFTSESVTEGHPDKVSDQVSDSILDAILTQDPKARVACETLVTTGLAMIAGEITTTARIDYPEVVRAAIREIGYNDSAMGFDWETCAVLTSIDRQSPDISMGVTEGEGLHKDQGAGDQGLMFGYACNDTPELMPMPIIFAHRLTKRLAEVRKSGLLTFLRPDGKSQVSIQYINDKPIRVDAVVVSSQHAPEVTYETLREGIIEEVVKKVIPAELLDEKTKYFINPTGRFVIGGPMGDCGLTGRKIIVDTYGGQGSHGGGAFSGKDPSKVDRSASYMARYIAKNLVAAGLADKCEVQLAYAIGVAEPVSVMVNAFGTGKIPSNDIARVVQEEFDMRPRAIIESLDLLRPIYRKTAAYGHFGRNEPEFTWERTDRVESLRKRARV, from the coding sequence ATGCCCATGACCGATTTTCTCTTTACCTCTGAGTCGGTGACTGAAGGCCATCCCGACAAGGTGTCCGATCAGGTGTCCGATAGCATCCTCGATGCCATCCTGACCCAGGATCCCAAGGCCCGGGTTGCCTGTGAAACCCTGGTTACGACGGGCCTGGCCATGATCGCCGGTGAAATTACCACCACCGCGCGCATCGACTATCCCGAGGTCGTGCGCGCGGCGATCCGCGAGATCGGCTATAACGATTCCGCCATGGGTTTTGATTGGGAAACCTGCGCGGTGCTTACCAGCATCGATCGCCAGTCGCCGGATATTTCCATGGGCGTGACCGAAGGCGAGGGCCTCCACAAGGATCAGGGCGCCGGGGATCAGGGGCTGATGTTCGGCTATGCGTGCAACGACACCCCCGAACTCATGCCCATGCCCATCATTTTCGCCCACCGTCTGACCAAGCGCCTCGCCGAGGTGCGCAAATCCGGGCTTCTGACTTTTCTGCGTCCCGATGGCAAATCCCAGGTGTCCATTCAGTACATCAACGACAAACCGATTCGTGTTGACGCAGTGGTGGTTTCTTCCCAGCACGCTCCCGAGGTCACCTATGAAACTCTGCGCGAGGGAATCATCGAAGAAGTCGTCAAGAAGGTCATTCCGGCAGAGCTTCTCGACGAAAAAACCAAATACTTCATCAACCCCACCGGGCGTTTCGTCATCGGCGGTCCCATGGGTGACTGTGGCCTGACGGGACGCAAGATCATTGTCGATACCTATGGTGGGCAAGGCTCCCATGGCGGCGGAGCTTTTTCCGGCAAGGATCCTTCTAAGGTCGACCGTAGCGCCTCGTACATGGCCCGCTACATCGCCAAGAACCTGGTGGCCGCGGGGCTGGCCGACAAGTGCGAAGTGCAACTGGCCTACGCCATCGGCGTGGCCGAGCCCGTGTCTGTCATGGTCAACGCCTTCGGCACCGGCAAGATTCCCTCCAATGACATTGCGCGCGTGGTGCAGGAGGAATTCGATATGCGGCCGCGCGCCATTATTGAAAGCCTTGATCTGCTGCGTCCCATTTACCGTAAAACCGCAGCCTATGGGCACTTCGGCCGTAACGAGCCGGAGTTTACCTGGGAGCGGACCGATCGCGTCGAGTCCCTGCGCAAGCGGGCGCGCGTCTAA
- the ptsP gene encoding phosphoenolpyruvate--protein phosphotransferase, producing MTDSEKSNLPPDTFLVGLGVSPGIAIGKAFLFNRARQNLVDCYVPPELVPGEVQRFRTALKESARQLQDVKERVSSPELREHLYIIDTHLLILEDDMLVRDTINQIEGEKLNAESALRRTLDKFREFFNSIEDEYLRDRRSDIDSVGERLLRNLLGEGQRSMSEIEEKAVVVAHQLSPADTMQMDRDKVIGFVTDVGGRTSHTAILARSLEIPAVVGLDNISSLIRQETSMIIDGNAGTVILNPSAETFKEYLNKKQAYEYLEKELEVYRELPAQTLDGHRLILRGNVELAREVPAVLAHGGAGVGLFRSEFLFLNPGQAPGEDEQFEIYRELAQKMIPEPVTIRTLDVGGDKFVPEINLSEEDNPAMGLRGVRFSLKEHNLLMTQLRAILRASSFGEVRVMFPMISGVDEIRACKDLLRQACAQLDERNQSYDADIKIGIMIETPSAALIADLLAPEVDFFSVGTNDLIQYCLAVDRGNEHVAYLYEPLHPAILRALKMIGDAGRKADIEVGMCGEMAGEPVYALILLGLGFNELSMNAACIPRMKRIIRQVRRQDGEELLAQLLDLPRARDVSRFVEEEMARRFPGLFGPPEI from the coding sequence ATGACGGATTCGGAGAAAAGTAACCTTCCGCCCGATACCTTTCTTGTCGGCCTCGGAGTTTCTCCCGGCATTGCCATCGGCAAGGCCTTCTTGTTCAATCGGGCGCGGCAGAATCTGGTTGACTGCTATGTGCCGCCTGAATTGGTTCCGGGGGAAGTGCAGCGTTTCCGCACCGCGCTGAAAGAATCGGCCCGGCAGCTGCAGGATGTTAAAGAACGTGTCAGCTCACCGGAGTTGCGCGAGCATCTCTATATCATCGACACCCATCTTCTCATTCTCGAAGACGATATGCTGGTGCGCGACACGATCAACCAGATCGAAGGAGAAAAACTCAACGCCGAGAGCGCGCTACGCCGGACCCTCGATAAATTTCGCGAATTTTTTAATTCCATTGAAGACGAATATCTGCGTGATCGACGCAGCGATATAGATTCCGTTGGTGAGCGCCTGCTGCGCAACCTGCTCGGCGAAGGGCAGCGCAGCATGTCGGAAATCGAGGAAAAAGCGGTGGTTGTGGCCCATCAGTTGTCGCCGGCAGATACCATGCAGATGGATCGTGACAAAGTCATCGGTTTCGTCACGGATGTCGGTGGGCGTACCTCGCACACGGCAATTCTGGCCCGTTCGCTTGAAATCCCCGCGGTGGTCGGTCTCGATAATATCAGTTCCCTGATCCGGCAGGAAACGTCAATGATTATCGACGGCAATGCCGGCACGGTAATCCTCAACCCCTCTGCGGAAACCTTCAAAGAATACTTGAACAAAAAGCAGGCATATGAATACCTCGAAAAAGAGCTCGAGGTTTATCGTGAGCTTCCGGCCCAAACCCTTGATGGCCATCGGCTTATATTGCGTGGCAACGTGGAGCTTGCCCGTGAGGTGCCTGCGGTATTGGCTCACGGCGGGGCCGGCGTTGGTCTGTTTCGCTCTGAATTTCTGTTTCTGAACCCCGGCCAGGCGCCTGGCGAGGACGAGCAGTTCGAGATTTATCGTGAGCTTGCACAGAAGATGATTCCCGAACCTGTAACGATTCGCACCCTGGATGTCGGCGGTGATAAGTTTGTTCCCGAAATCAATCTTTCGGAGGAAGACAACCCGGCCATGGGGCTACGGGGCGTACGCTTTTCCCTCAAGGAGCACAATCTGCTCATGACGCAGTTGCGGGCGATTTTACGCGCGTCTTCATTCGGGGAGGTGCGGGTCATGTTCCCCATGATCAGCGGCGTCGATGAAATTCGCGCCTGCAAGGATCTGCTGCGCCAGGCCTGCGCCCAGCTTGATGAGCGTAACCAGAGCTATGATGCGGACATCAAGATCGGGATCATGATTGAGACGCCTTCGGCGGCTCTGATTGCCGATTTGCTCGCACCCGAAGTCGACTTCTTCTCCGTTGGAACCAACGATCTTATTCAGTATTGCCTTGCAGTGGATCGCGGCAACGAACATGTGGCCTACCTTTACGAACCGCTGCATCCGGCTATTTTGCGCGCCTTGAAAATGATCGGCGATGCCGGTCGCAAGGCCGATATCGAGGTGGGCATGTGTGGAGAGATGGCGGGTGAGCCGGTCTATGCTTTAATTCTGCTGGGACTCGGTTTCAACGAACTGTCCATGAATGCCGCCTGTATTCCGCGCATGAAACGCATTATCCGTCAGGTACGTCGGCAGGATGGCGAAGAACTTTTGGCGCAACTGCTTGACTTGCCTAGGGCGCGAGATGTCAGCCGTTTTGTCGAAGAGGAGATGGCGCGGCGATTTCCCGGCCTTTTCGGTCCCCCGGAAATCTGA
- a CDS encoding TIGR04283 family arsenosugar biosynthesis glycosyltransferase produces MNPELSIVIPILNEAGGLQSLVDMLAEQQGCTFEVIFCDGGSEDGSPALLRTLGAQTPFAFRTVNSGPGRGRQMNVGARFAKGDFLLFLHADSLLPDPRALAESLQRMRREHVRRGNHCFAGRFALRFSLTSHKQNFGYFFYEEKARLNLSGCIHGDQGMLLPRAFFEEVGPFDSEQPIFEDEKLAAAIARRGVWILFPAEIVTSARRFEREGLRERQILNALLMNFHHIGWTPFFRQAPEVYRQQAAGHRLDLLPFFLCIDNLLRALPQPEQRRLWQATGRYVRSQAWQLSFAFLTGVRYVLKRPHRLRSWGESFCALWERCTDFPPLNRFTGALVRIWFRHTLKRLQKS; encoded by the coding sequence GTGAACCCTGAACTTTCCATCGTTATTCCGATCCTGAATGAGGCCGGGGGACTGCAGTCTCTGGTCGACATGCTCGCCGAACAGCAGGGCTGCACATTCGAGGTCATTTTCTGCGACGGGGGATCCGAGGATGGGTCCCCCGCGCTATTGCGCACTCTGGGCGCGCAGACCCCCTTTGCATTTCGGACAGTGAACAGCGGTCCAGGGCGGGGACGGCAAATGAATGTCGGCGCCCGCTTCGCAAAGGGCGACTTCCTCCTGTTTCTTCATGCCGATAGCCTGCTTCCCGATCCGCGCGCACTTGCCGAGAGCCTGCAACGCATGCGACGGGAACATGTGCGGCGGGGGAACCATTGTTTTGCCGGACGCTTCGCTCTGCGCTTTTCCCTGACCAGCCATAAGCAAAATTTCGGTTATTTCTTTTATGAAGAGAAGGCGCGGTTGAATCTGTCCGGCTGTATTCATGGCGATCAGGGCATGCTCTTGCCGCGTGCTTTTTTCGAAGAGGTCGGCCCCTTTGATTCAGAACAACCGATATTTGAGGACGAAAAGCTCGCAGCTGCGATTGCCCGCCGAGGTGTCTGGATTCTCTTTCCGGCGGAGATTGTCACTTCCGCCCGCCGTTTTGAGCGTGAGGGTCTGCGAGAGCGCCAAATACTCAATGCGCTACTGATGAATTTTCACCACATCGGCTGGACTCCTTTTTTTCGCCAGGCCCCTGAAGTTTATCGGCAGCAGGCTGCCGGCCACCGGCTCGATCTACTGCCCTTCTTTCTCTGCATCGATAATCTGCTGCGTGCCTTGCCGCAACCTGAGCAGCGCCGCCTTTGGCAGGCAACGGGGCGTTATGTGCGCTCCCAAGCCTGGCAGTTGTCCTTTGCCTTTTTGACCGGGGTACGTTATGTTCTCAAGCGCCCGCATCGCCTTCGGAGTTGGGGGGAGAGCTTTTGTGCTCTTTGGGAGCGTTGCACCGATTTTCCGCCCCTCAATCGCTTCACCGGGGCTTTGGTAAGAATCTGGTTTCGCCACACTCTTAAACGTTTACAAAAGTCCTGA
- a CDS encoding mechanosensitive ion channel family protein: METDGFGFSALFFSLVLLGLAVFAGLALHKGLFRLLRQLSAKTKSRWDDALVKHLAAPAKWLLPLFLLLLVAPGLRLPEQASNILSHLFGLAFIGGFTWLLVAALFVLRDVVLHKFDVDAQDNLRARSMHTQINVLVKVVLVVIVVVAVSAMLMTFEPVRQIGVSLLASAGIAGIILGFAAQKSLATLFAGIQIAITQPIRLDDVVIVEGEWGRIEEITLTYVVVRIWDLRRLVVPITYFIEQPFQNWTRVTADLLGTVFIYADYRIPVAEVREQLHVFLKESQSWDGKVWGLQVTNATDRSVELRALMSAVDASVAWNLRCEIREKLLAWLQTNYAECLPRVRTEIEGEVADALAGAREKSTAEQ, from the coding sequence GTGGAGACGGATGGTTTTGGTTTCTCGGCTTTGTTTTTTTCTCTCGTTTTGCTCGGCCTCGCGGTTTTTGCCGGCTTGGCCCTGCACAAAGGCCTCTTCCGGTTGCTGCGCCAGTTAAGCGCCAAAACTAAAAGCCGCTGGGATGACGCACTGGTGAAGCATCTCGCCGCTCCGGCGAAGTGGCTGCTCCCCCTGTTTCTTTTGTTGCTGGTGGCTCCCGGGCTGCGTCTGCCCGAACAGGCGAGCAATATTCTCAGTCACCTGTTTGGCTTGGCTTTTATCGGCGGTTTTACCTGGCTGCTGGTGGCGGCCCTCTTTGTTCTGCGGGATGTCGTCCTGCACAAGTTTGATGTGGACGCCCAGGACAACCTGCGGGCGCGCTCCATGCATACTCAGATCAATGTGCTGGTCAAGGTGGTTCTGGTTGTTATTGTGGTCGTTGCCGTCTCGGCCATGCTCATGACCTTTGAACCGGTGCGACAAATCGGCGTGAGTCTCCTGGCTTCGGCTGGTATCGCCGGCATCATTCTTGGTTTTGCCGCGCAGAAAAGTCTGGCGACTTTGTTTGCCGGAATTCAGATCGCCATAACGCAGCCCATCCGTCTAGACGACGTGGTCATCGTCGAAGGCGAATGGGGTCGTATCGAAGAGATCACCCTGACCTACGTGGTTGTTCGTATCTGGGACCTGCGGCGACTGGTGGTGCCCATTACTTATTTTATTGAGCAGCCTTTCCAGAACTGGACCCGGGTGACCGCCGATCTTCTCGGTACGGTGTTCATTTATGCCGATTATAGAATTCCCGTGGCCGAAGTGCGTGAGCAACTGCATGTATTTCTTAAGGAGTCTCAGTCCTGGGATGGAAAGGTCTGGGGCCTGCAGGTGACCAATGCCACTGACCGCTCGGTGGAATTGCGGGCGCTCATGAGCGCCGTGGATGCCTCTGTCGCCTGGAATCTGCGGTGCGAAATTCGTGAGAAACTTCTTGCCTGGTTGCAAACCAATTACGCTGAATGTCTGCCGCGTGTGCGCACTGAAATCGAGGGTGAGGTTGCCGACGCTCTGGCCGGAGCCCGGGAGAAATCAACCGCCGAGCAGTGA